In the Chryseobacterium sp. MYb264 genome, one interval contains:
- a CDS encoding vWA domain-containing protein — protein MTIIKFLTLTLGATAFLSAQSSPIRSCGKPLHPKTIVQNDAPSGTVSKENKIQVALLLDTSNSMDGLIDQAKSRLWNIVNTLTTLKYNGKAPQVEIALYEYGNDGLQDENFIRQVTPLTQDLDLVSEKLFALKTNGGSEYCGAVIRDASMNLNWDGNEKSMKLIYIAGNEPFDQGRINYKETISKAKSKNIYTNTIFCGDRSEGIQSFWQSGATIGDGKYFNIDSDKKVIYIETPYDVKISEYNSKLNDTYVYYGSRGSEYKNKQMVQDKNAEVQSASSSVERTVAKSRKNAYKNDHWDLVDRAEKDADFISKVKESELPADLKGKSKEEIKKAVAEKSAQRGQIQKEIEVLSKKRQGYIDTEMKKRGNPEADDLGKAIENSVLELAKKKGYSI, from the coding sequence ATGACCATAATTAAATTCTTAACATTAACATTGGGAGCTACTGCATTTTTAAGTGCCCAAAGCTCACCGATCAGAAGTTGCGGAAAACCATTACATCCAAAAACGATCGTTCAGAATGATGCTCCCTCAGGAACCGTCAGCAAAGAGAATAAAATTCAGGTGGCTTTGCTTCTGGATACCTCCAACAGCATGGACGGACTGATCGATCAGGCAAAATCCAGACTCTGGAATATTGTGAATACTTTAACCACCTTAAAATACAACGGAAAAGCTCCACAAGTGGAAATTGCCCTGTATGAATACGGGAACGACGGGCTTCAGGACGAAAATTTTATCCGACAGGTAACTCCATTAACGCAGGATCTGGATCTGGTTTCCGAAAAATTATTCGCTTTAAAAACCAATGGTGGAAGTGAATATTGTGGTGCCGTTATTCGAGATGCCTCAATGAATCTCAACTGGGACGGCAATGAAAAAAGCATGAAACTGATTTATATTGCGGGAAATGAACCTTTCGATCAGGGAAGAATCAATTATAAAGAAACCATTTCTAAGGCTAAATCTAAAAATATTTATACCAACACCATTTTCTGCGGCGACAGAAGTGAAGGAATTCAAAGTTTCTGGCAAAGTGGCGCTACTATTGGTGACGGAAAATATTTTAATATCGACAGTGATAAAAAAGTAATTTATATTGAGACTCCTTACGATGTAAAAATTTCTGAATACAATTCAAAATTAAACGATACGTATGTCTATTACGGAAGCCGTGGCTCAGAATATAAGAACAAACAAATGGTTCAGGATAAAAATGCTGAAGTTCAATCTGCGTCGAGTTCCGTAGAGAGAACAGTAGCAAAATCCCGGAAAAATGCTTACAAAAATGATCACTGGGATCTGGTAGACCGGGCTGAAAAAGATGCTGATTTTATTTCAAAGGTCAAAGAAAGTGAACTTCCTGCTGATCTGAAAGGTAAAAGTAAAGAAGAAATCAAAAAGGCGGTGGCTGAAAAATCAGCACAACGGGGCCAGATTCAGAAAGAAATTGAAGTGCTTTCTAAAAAAAGACAGGGTTATATTGATACGGAAATGAAAAAAAGAGGCAACCCGGAGGCTGACGACCTTGGAAAAGCAATTGAAAATTCAGTGCTGGAGCTGGCTAAGAAAAAAGGGTACAGTATTTAA
- a CDS encoding SIMPL domain-containing protein → MKLRHFLIIGLLTLGRFTQAQEIKRNAIEVTGVAEMEVEPDEIIFNVGIKGDNKNQLADNEKSLFETLKKNGVKNEDIKFQSMYQNIYSKTKIFTKSFQFKVSKTTDMGNLFENLNQKWVNNINIAEIKNTKIADFRKTVKINALKAAKEKADYLLESIGKKVGTPLEITEIEDYTSDMILPKAYKSVRVSNVQMEAADAGVDYSFDNIENIKLKYSIKTKYEIL, encoded by the coding sequence ATGAAATTGAGACATTTTTTAATAATCGGATTATTGACTTTAGGACGCTTTACACAAGCTCAGGAAATCAAAAGAAATGCAATCGAAGTAACAGGCGTTGCTGAAATGGAAGTAGAACCGGATGAAATTATTTTCAACGTTGGTATTAAGGGAGATAATAAAAACCAATTAGCCGACAATGAGAAATCACTGTTTGAAACCCTAAAGAAAAACGGGGTGAAAAATGAAGACATCAAATTCCAGTCGATGTATCAGAATATTTACTCTAAAACTAAAATTTTCACGAAAAGTTTTCAGTTTAAAGTAAGCAAGACCACCGATATGGGAAACCTGTTTGAAAATCTTAATCAGAAATGGGTAAACAACATCAACATTGCTGAAATTAAGAATACCAAAATTGCAGATTTTAGAAAAACAGTAAAAATTAATGCCTTAAAAGCAGCCAAAGAAAAAGCAGATTATCTCTTGGAAAGCATCGGTAAGAAAGTGGGAACTCCGCTTGAGATCACAGAAATTGAAGATTATACAAGTGACATGATTTTGCCAAAAGCCTACAAATCTGTGAGAGTGAGCAATGTTCAAATGGAAGCCGCAGACGCAGGCGTTGATTATTCTTTTGATAATATCGAAAATATCAAGCTGAAGTACAGTATTAAAACGAAATACGAAATCCTTTAA
- a CDS encoding tetratricopeptide repeat-containing sensor histidine kinase produces MEKPVEDIQKQSVKLRKAVDSRDESAQANSYYSIGETFFNDGNFQKSEEYYTKAKNIYEKINDKPNIEKVSRKLAQSQEKQNKITPAISNYNRAARVGSSRSKSKAVNSNDVARLSTSSPEAKEEAILSNIQLNENEKDKGDLAASYSQMADVNIQQNNIPKAESNLNNAYEISKKEAPTQALEINKKLTDFYIENKKFDKAIEAKKTVLKEDFVKENSKKEVEQIQELADIYIKKNDPQEAIDLLKKSYGIALEKGHTLEAQKSVKKLDSLYNVSENTDASVKLYRDFLGKLPDLVSKDKSLVDEKILEDTEQRIAQLEKEKQLKDELIRKKNVFNYSLIFALIILIGLIIFIFRTLKKVQIKNKKIALQSLRREMNPHFIFNSLNSVNHFIATNNELEANQYLTRFSKLMRGVMENSTEDFIPFQQELDLLQNYLALEKTRFADKFDFEIDVDESLNTQSLKVPGMLVQPFLENAIWHGLRYRTNKGFLKLNFEKQEQFLKITIEDNGIGIEESKKQKTEHQKARKGRGMKNTLERIALLNDLYKQEIQCKITDKKDAQGVLVEVRYKAINNL; encoded by the coding sequence ATGGAGAAGCCTGTCGAAGACATCCAGAAACAGTCTGTAAAGCTGCGAAAAGCTGTGGATTCAAGGGATGAATCTGCACAGGCCAATTCTTATTACAGTATCGGCGAAACATTCTTTAATGATGGAAATTTTCAGAAAAGCGAGGAGTATTACACGAAAGCGAAAAATATTTATGAGAAAATTAATGACAAACCGAATATTGAAAAAGTAAGCAGGAAATTAGCTCAATCTCAGGAAAAGCAGAATAAAATTACGCCGGCTATCAGCAATTACAACCGCGCCGCACGGGTAGGTTCATCGAGAAGCAAAAGTAAAGCAGTCAACTCTAATGATGTGGCAAGACTTTCCACAAGTTCTCCCGAAGCTAAAGAAGAAGCGATTTTAAGCAATATTCAATTGAATGAAAACGAAAAGGATAAAGGTGATCTGGCGGCAAGTTACAGCCAGATGGCAGATGTAAATATTCAGCAGAATAATATTCCTAAAGCGGAGTCCAATCTCAACAATGCCTATGAGATTTCAAAAAAAGAGGCTCCAACGCAAGCCTTGGAAATTAATAAGAAACTGACCGACTTTTATATTGAAAATAAAAAATTCGACAAAGCAATTGAAGCAAAAAAGACAGTTTTAAAGGAAGATTTCGTTAAAGAAAATTCTAAAAAAGAGGTTGAACAAATTCAAGAGTTAGCAGATATTTATATTAAAAAAAATGATCCCCAGGAAGCCATTGATTTATTAAAAAAATCCTACGGAATCGCGTTGGAAAAAGGGCATACTTTGGAAGCTCAGAAAAGTGTAAAAAAATTAGACAGCCTTTATAATGTTTCTGAAAATACAGATGCTTCGGTGAAATTATATCGTGATTTTTTAGGAAAGTTGCCAGATTTGGTTTCAAAAGATAAAAGTCTGGTCGATGAAAAAATCTTGGAAGATACCGAACAGAGAATCGCCCAATTAGAAAAGGAAAAGCAATTAAAAGATGAATTGATTCGTAAGAAAAATGTCTTTAACTACAGTTTAATTTTTGCATTAATTATTCTGATTGGATTAATAATTTTCATTTTCAGAACCTTGAAAAAAGTTCAGATCAAGAATAAAAAAATTGCGTTGCAATCGCTTCGCCGTGAGATGAATCCGCATTTTATTTTTAACAGCTTAAATTCTGTCAATCATTTTATTGCGACGAATAACGAACTGGAAGCCAATCAATATTTAACCAGATTTTCAAAGTTAATGCGTGGTGTCATGGAAAATTCTACGGAAGATTTCATTCCATTTCAGCAGGAATTAGATTTGCTTCAAAACTATTTAGCATTGGAAAAAACGCGCTTCGCGGATAAATTTGATTTTGAAATTGATGTGGATGAATCTTTAAATACTCAAAGTCTAAAAGTTCCCGGAATGCTGGTACAGCCATTTCTCGAAAACGCAATCTGGCACGGACTTCGTTACAGAACAAACAAAGGATTTTTGAAACTGAATTTCGAAAAACAGGAGCAATTTTTAAAAATTACGATTGAAGATAACGGAATCGGAATTGAGGAAAGCAAAAAACAAAAAACAGAACATCAAAAAGCCAGAAAGGGTCGCGGAATGAAAAATACGCTGGAAAGAATTGCTTTGCTGAATGATTTGTATAAGCAGGAAATTCAATGTAAAATCACTGATAAAAAAGATGCACAAGGTGTTCTTGTTGAAGTACGTTATAAAGCGATTAATAATCTATAA
- a CDS encoding LytR/AlgR family response regulator transcription factor, with protein sequence MKIKAVIVDDEVIARDVLRNYLTKYCPQVEILGEAENIKEAVPLIAEKQPQLVFLDVEMPFGNAFDVLEATKDFSYETIFITAFSQYSLQALNKSASYYILKPIDIQELILAVNKVAESLENKEELNRNKILLENLKLKPEKQQLILPTLQGFDVVKTEDIMRLQADGNFTQVYLTDGSKKMVCRFLKHFDDLLENPFVRVHRSHIINTNFVKSYHKSGTATLSDNTEIEVSGSFKDNFLKVFS encoded by the coding sequence ATGAAAATAAAAGCCGTAATCGTAGACGACGAAGTCATTGCAAGAGATGTTTTGAGGAATTATCTCACAAAATATTGTCCGCAGGTTGAGATTTTGGGTGAAGCTGAAAACATTAAGGAAGCCGTTCCTCTGATCGCGGAAAAACAACCTCAATTGGTTTTTTTAGATGTGGAAATGCCTTTCGGAAACGCATTTGATGTTTTGGAAGCAACGAAAGATTTTTCTTACGAAACCATTTTCATTACGGCGTTTTCGCAATATTCTTTGCAGGCTTTGAACAAATCGGCGAGTTATTATATTTTAAAACCCATCGATATTCAGGAACTGATTTTGGCGGTCAATAAAGTTGCCGAAAGTTTAGAAAATAAAGAAGAACTCAACAGAAATAAAATTCTCCTTGAAAATTTAAAGTTAAAACCTGAAAAACAACAGTTAATTCTTCCAACATTACAAGGTTTTGATGTCGTGAAAACTGAAGATATTATGCGACTTCAGGCTGATGGAAATTTCACACAAGTTTATCTGACAGACGGTTCAAAGAAAATGGTCTGCCGATTTTTAAAGCATTTTGATGACTTGCTGGAAAACCCTTTTGTGAGAGTTCACCGTTCGCATATCATCAATACCAATTTTGTGAAATCGTACCATAAAAGCGGAACGGCAACCCTTTCTGATAACACCGAAATCGAAGTTTCCGGAAGTTTCAAAGATAATTTCCTGAAAGTTTTTTCTTAA
- a CDS encoding lipocalin family protein — MKTLQKIAIPISLGVLGLIIFNSCSVGIPKGATAVQNFNSEKYLGRWYEIARFDYRFEKNMDNVTATYSKNPNGTIRVDNKGYNYVKKEWKESIGEAKFVNEPTEARLKVSFFKPIWAGYNVIDIDEDYQYALVVGNSTKYIWILSRTKEIPESIKQRFLEKAKNIGYKTEDLIWVKHD; from the coding sequence ATGAAAACCCTTCAAAAAATAGCAATTCCCATTTCTTTGGGTGTTTTAGGACTTATTATTTTCAATTCATGTTCAGTGGGGATTCCAAAAGGAGCAACGGCAGTTCAAAATTTTAATTCAGAAAAATATCTCGGAAGATGGTACGAAATTGCCCGTTTCGACTATAGATTCGAGAAAAATATGGATAACGTAACCGCAACATATTCTAAAAATCCGAATGGAACTATTCGTGTTGATAATAAAGGCTATAATTACGTTAAAAAAGAATGGAAAGAATCTATTGGAGAAGCGAAATTTGTAAACGAACCAACTGAAGCCAGATTAAAAGTTTCTTTTTTTAAACCTATTTGGGCAGGCTACAATGTGATTGATATTGATGAAGACTATCAATATGCTTTGGTAGTCGGAAACAGCACTAAATATATCTGGATTTTATCCCGTACAAAAGAAATTCCTGAAAGTATTAAACAGCGATTTTTAGAAAAAGCGAAGAATATTGGGTATAAAACAGAGGATTTGATTTGGGTGAAACATGATTAG
- a CDS encoding DUF7832 domain-containing protein yields MSKYDDASWHYGGDFPEGLPEKNGATHTGMFLNWCIQNDLISDELKEDGEEEIEKLMRREITGAEFIMDSMDGKFSEYDLNELGNAFAQDYYKDETDFGNRYSSFADDYVNIFDAKAEENDYEYETFYHIEDTYDNYDLMQLAINHRYEEWKEYRNLN; encoded by the coding sequence ATGTCTAAATATGACGATGCTTCCTGGCATTATGGCGGCGATTTTCCCGAAGGTCTTCCTGAAAAAAACGGAGCTACACACACCGGAATGTTCCTGAATTGGTGTATTCAGAATGATTTGATTTCAGACGAACTGAAAGAAGATGGCGAAGAGGAAATTGAAAAATTAATGCGAAGAGAAATTACCGGAGCAGAATTTATCATGGATTCTATGGACGGGAAATTTTCCGAATATGACTTGAATGAATTGGGAAATGCTTTTGCACAGGATTATTATAAAGACGAAACTGATTTTGGAAACAGATACAGTTCGTTTGCCGATGATTACGTGAATATTTTTGATGCTAAAGCCGAAGAAAACGATTATGAATATGAAACATTTTATCATATTGAAGATACCTACGACAATTATGATCTAATGCAACTGGCTATTAATCATCGTTACGAGGAATGGAAGGAATATAGAAATCTGAATTAA
- a CDS encoding helix-turn-helix domain-containing protein produces the protein MQSDVLVFHSIQDLYKSIDIWEPESLEFDCHRYEVSMNKVKRTMLPYRNMFYQISLFKYGVQDIKVNSKPYTMDEGTLFFSTSGNVQSWEIIEDLTGFVMFFSSTFLSSSIINSRILENFPFFGVDSNIVIKVNADQFAKLSSIYNEILEELSGDYFGKWEIIRSLLLLIMHQSSRIYYSKDDSEPDIIDSQRHIVKKFQTLLSQHYEQLYLGRDVSLKIASDYASELYIHPNYLNQVTKKVLGKTASSLIKEKTIHEAKVLLYQTNFSISEIAYKLGFETNTYFSRFFKKETGKTPSEYKNSPNL, from the coding sequence ATGCAAAGTGATGTTCTTGTTTTTCATTCCATTCAGGATTTGTATAAAAGCATAGATATTTGGGAACCGGAAAGTCTTGAATTCGATTGCCACCGCTATGAAGTTTCGATGAATAAAGTAAAGCGTACAATGTTGCCTTACCGAAATATGTTTTATCAGATCTCTTTATTTAAATACGGTGTTCAGGATATTAAGGTAAATTCAAAGCCTTATACGATGGATGAAGGAACTTTATTTTTTTCAACATCAGGAAATGTTCAGTCTTGGGAAATTATTGAAGATCTTACAGGTTTTGTAATGTTTTTTTCTTCTACATTTTTATCATCATCAATCATAAACAGCCGAATTTTAGAAAACTTTCCATTTTTTGGAGTTGATTCTAATATTGTCATAAAAGTCAATGCAGATCAATTCGCAAAATTAAGTTCAATTTATAATGAAATTTTAGAAGAGCTTTCCGGTGATTATTTCGGAAAATGGGAGATTATACGTTCATTGTTACTGTTGATTATGCATCAGTCGTCTAGAATTTATTATTCAAAAGATGATTCGGAGCCGGATATTATAGATTCTCAAAGGCATATTGTAAAGAAGTTTCAGACGCTTTTATCGCAGCATTATGAACAATTATATTTAGGTAGGGATGTATCGTTGAAAATTGCGAGCGATTATGCCTCGGAATTATACATTCACCCGAATTATCTGAATCAGGTGACTAAAAAAGTATTGGGGAAAACGGCAAGCAGCTTAATTAAAGAGAAAACGATTCACGAAGCAAAAGTCTTATTATATCAAACCAATTTTTCGATTTCTGAAATTGCTTATAAATTAGGCTTTGAAACCAACACGTATTTCAGTCGGTTTTTTAAAAAAGAGACCGGAAAAACGCCATCCGAATACAAAAACTCACCGAATCTTTGA
- a CDS encoding SDR family oxidoreductase, with the protein MKKTILITGSSSGFGKVIAKTLASAGHKIFATMRGVEGKNKEVASELEVWAATNKADLEVVEMDILDDHSVNNAVKYALFTAGKLDVVINNAGMLVFGITEAFTPEQVMNVFNTNVVGAMRVNRAVLPHFRENHDGLIVYIGSVTSSIISPFQGPYVASKSAEDKIAETTHYEVSRYGIDSVIIQPGAYTSGTNHFPGAQKPADEETVKAYSLIEELPGQLVNNLQRIVEEGDEANVQDVADAVLKTIDTPKGQREFRVVIDPQHHGAEPINEVVDKMQYDFMERIGISELMKVKM; encoded by the coding sequence ATGAAAAAAACAATTTTAATTACCGGAAGCAGCAGCGGATTTGGAAAAGTAATAGCTAAAACACTGGCTTCAGCAGGACATAAGATTTTTGCAACGATGAGAGGAGTGGAAGGGAAAAATAAAGAAGTTGCATCTGAGCTTGAAGTTTGGGCAGCGACAAATAAGGCAGATTTAGAAGTGGTTGAAATGGATATTCTTGACGATCATTCTGTAAACAATGCCGTTAAATATGCGCTTTTTACTGCAGGAAAATTAGATGTGGTAATCAACAACGCGGGAATGCTTGTTTTTGGGATCACAGAAGCTTTTACGCCGGAACAGGTGATGAATGTTTTCAATACGAATGTAGTGGGAGCGATGAGAGTGAATCGCGCGGTTCTTCCACATTTCAGAGAAAATCATGACGGGCTTATCGTTTATATCGGAAGTGTGACTTCCAGCATTATCAGTCCGTTTCAAGGGCCTTATGTGGCGAGTAAATCGGCGGAAGATAAGATTGCAGAAACTACTCATTATGAAGTGAGCAGATACGGAATCGATAGTGTAATTATTCAGCCGGGCGCGTATACTTCAGGAACGAATCACTTCCCGGGCGCTCAGAAACCAGCAGATGAAGAAACCGTGAAGGCATATTCTTTAATTGAAGAATTACCGGGACAATTGGTTAATAATCTTCAAAGAATCGTGGAAGAAGGAGATGAAGCGAATGTTCAGGATGTTGCTGATGCTGTTTTAAAAACGATAGATACACCAAAAGGACAAAGAGAATTCAGGGTGGTTATAGATCCGCAGCACCACGGTGCAGAACCGATCAATGAAGTGGTGGATAAAATGCAGTACGATTTTATGGAAAGAATAGGGATTTCTGAATTAATGAAAGTTAAAATGTAA
- a CDS encoding SDR family oxidoreductase, whose translation MKRLENKVAIITGSSRGIGKEVAKLFAGEGAKVIINYVGNKAEADQTVSEINASGNTAFAIQADISKVEDCTKLFNETTKQFGKVDILVNNAGINIYKLLKDVTEEDFDRLFNINVKGTFFMMKEAATKLEDNGRIINFSTTIKRLMVPTYSTYTATKAAVEQLTRVFAKEIGSRGITVNSVSPGPTDTPLFRQGKTEEDIKKFESMAGLGRLGTPEDIAKVVLLLASDEASWISGENVGANGGVA comes from the coding sequence ATGAAACGACTAGAAAACAAAGTAGCAATCATTACAGGATCATCAAGAGGAATCGGAAAAGAAGTGGCCAAATTATTTGCCGGAGAAGGGGCAAAAGTGATCATTAATTATGTCGGAAATAAGGCAGAAGCCGATCAGACGGTGAGTGAGATCAATGCAAGCGGAAACACGGCATTTGCCATTCAGGCGGATATCAGTAAAGTTGAAGACTGTACCAAATTATTTAACGAAACCACAAAACAATTCGGAAAAGTAGATATTTTGGTGAATAATGCAGGAATCAACATTTATAAATTACTGAAAGACGTTACGGAAGAAGATTTCGACAGATTATTCAATATCAATGTAAAAGGTACTTTTTTCATGATGAAAGAAGCGGCTACAAAATTAGAAGATAACGGACGAATTATCAATTTTTCAACAACAATTAAAAGATTAATGGTTCCTACTTATTCAACCTACACGGCGACTAAAGCAGCTGTTGAACAGTTAACCAGAGTATTTGCCAAAGAAATCGGATCCAGAGGAATTACTGTAAATTCTGTATCTCCAGGACCGACAGACACTCCGTTGTTCCGTCAGGGAAAAACAGAGGAAGATATCAAAAAATTTGAATCTATGGCAGGATTGGGAAGACTCGGAACGCCCGAAGATATTGCGAAAGTAGTTTTACTCTTAGCTTCGGATGAAGCTTCCTGGATTTCAGGTGAAAATGTTGGAGCCAACGGTGGAGTTGCCTAA
- a CDS encoding CinA family nicotinamide mononucleotide deamidase-related protein codes for MENAVLITIGDEILSGNTIDTNSNFIATELKNIGIKVSQIFTISDEIESIKNTIQSAFEIGDLIITTGGLGPTRDDKTKKAIAEFFNDEIALDEVTFNHLKNYMEKRGRLEILERNREQAFVPTKSTVFQNHFGTAPCMMMEQDGKLLFSLPGVPYEVKPLIKDQIVPYLQEKFSLNYISTRIVSVVGIPESILADTIEDWELALPENMALSYLPVGTRVKLRITASGENEAFLQQQLEEEIQKLLPLIKENVIATSEDKIEKILGELLNERKLTISTAESCTGGELARLITSNSGSSKYFLGGIIPYATEKKIQILGVKKETVDKFTVVSEQVAAEMAEGCQKLFDTNISLSTTGVAGPGKGEDGKDIGTVFYAIKVNDKVVTSKLYMPHLDRGDFMNFVSQKIIQDVVGILISE; via the coding sequence ATGGAAAATGCTGTTCTGATCACTATTGGTGACGAAATTCTGTCCGGAAATACAATTGATACCAATTCTAACTTCATTGCTACCGAACTTAAAAATATAGGAATAAAAGTTTCACAGATCTTTACGATTTCTGATGAAATTGAAAGCATTAAAAATACTATTCAATCTGCTTTTGAAATTGGAGATTTAATTATCACAACAGGTGGTTTAGGTCCCACAAGAGACGATAAAACCAAGAAAGCCATTGCCGAATTTTTTAATGATGAAATTGCTTTGGATGAGGTTACTTTTAATCATCTTAAAAATTATATGGAAAAACGCGGTCGTCTGGAAATTCTGGAAAGAAACCGCGAACAGGCTTTCGTACCTACAAAATCTACTGTTTTTCAGAATCATTTCGGGACAGCACCTTGTATGATGATGGAGCAGGACGGAAAGTTATTGTTTAGTCTTCCCGGTGTGCCTTATGAGGTGAAACCATTGATAAAAGACCAGATTGTTCCTTATTTGCAGGAAAAATTTAGCCTGAATTATATTTCCACAAGAATTGTTTCTGTGGTTGGAATTCCTGAAAGTATTCTGGCAGATACCATTGAAGATTGGGAACTGGCGTTGCCTGAAAACATGGCTTTATCTTACCTTCCGGTGGGAACCCGTGTAAAGTTGAGAATCACGGCAAGTGGTGAGAATGAAGCGTTTTTGCAGCAACAGTTGGAAGAAGAAATTCAAAAATTGTTGCCTTTAATTAAAGAGAACGTAATTGCGACTTCGGAAGATAAGATCGAAAAAATTCTTGGTGAATTGTTAAATGAAAGAAAACTGACGATCTCAACGGCGGAAAGCTGTACAGGAGGAGAACTGGCAAGATTGATTACCTCCAATTCCGGAAGCTCAAAATATTTTCTTGGCGGAATTATTCCTTATGCCACAGAAAAGAAAATTCAGATTTTGGGTGTTAAAAAAGAAACCGTTGATAAGTTTACGGTGGTAAGCGAACAGGTGGCTGCTGAAATGGCGGAAGGCTGTCAGAAATTGTTTGATACAAACATTTCTTTATCAACCACGGGTGTTGCCGGTCCCGGAAAAGGGGAGGATGGAAAAGATATCGGGACGGTTTTTTATGCGATTAAAGTGAATGATAAAGTGGTGACTTCAAAATTATATATGCCGCATCTCGATCGTGGGGATTTTATGAATTTTGTTTCGCAGAAAATTATTCAGGATGTGGTAGGGATTTTAATTTCTGAGTGA